The sequence GATGTAATGAGAATTATCGAGAAGAAACTGGTAACGGGAACGAGGTGGAATCTGTCCAAAACTGTCAAATGGATTAGCGCTGCCAGATTCACTATAGCCTACGAGATGTGGCTCCTCCAGCCAGTCCGGATCGATAAATAAATCTGTATAACGGGCAAGTGCGGCATCATCAAAATCAAAGACCATATGTGTTTTATGGACAATGGTCGAATGTATTTTTCGAAAACGATAATAGAAGGTTTCTGTTCCAGGATCATCATAAGGACGAACCGTATCAATAAGCTCGACTGGACTGCCTGGAGGAGTCGTGGAGCGAAGCAGTTCGTAATACTCATTGGTATCGGAATCAAATTTTATGTGAGCAAGAAAGAGATGCTCATAGAGATAACGGGCTGTCATTGCATACTTGGGATCCGGATTATTAAAAAATGTTTCCCATTTTACAATTTCAGCAGCATCCACCACCTTCGGCGAAGTCAACTCCTGCTGTTCAGCATCCGTTGGCCCCCTGGCACCCTGAGCCAGCCACCCCGCAATCAGCTCAAACTCCTGCTGTTTCAAGGGAGGGAAGCCGAATGGCATACCACGATTAGGATGTTTAGAGAGATAGCCATCGAGCTCTATGGAAGTCTCGGAACAGGTTAAATCTTCCGCCTCAGAACGGTATTCGCCCGTGGACTCTGGATTTTTCATCTTGTGATTTAAAATCTGGAGCATAAGCGAATTGTTCAGCCCACCTGAAACACTGCTTTCGGTCACCGTATGAAAGTCCTTCTGCCGCCATTCCTCTGTGGTTTTAGCATCGACAAACAGCCGGGTTGGATCCATGGTGGTCAACCGGGTTGCGTTGTAGACAGACTTCTTGCTCCCTCCTCGTTCAACCCCTTCGTAGGAGTTCAGCTTAAGCTGACAGGGAGAATTATAACAGGAGTGACATACGGCACAGCGTTTATCGAGTATCGGCTTAATCTCATGAAGATAACTGACGGAATGGGTAGGGAGTTGCACCGCAATTGGATCTGGAGCCTTCTTAGCACAACCTGCAACAATTAAAAGAAGAAGAACAAAACTCACAGACAGGTTTTTCATAACAAACTCAACGGACTAAAGTGTTAAACACTGCACCTATTTCTTTCGTACAATTGGTTTCAGCAGGGCTTCATTCGGTGTAATACAGGGAAGCGATTCTCCAATATACTCCTCAATATCCATAAGATAAAAGGAACTCTCCTCATCTGCAAAACTGATGGAAATTCCATCAGCTCCGGCACGGCCGGTACGCCCGATACGATGCACATAATCTTCTGGTTCGTAAGGAAGGGTGAAATTCACAACATGACTGATGTCATCGATATGGATACCACGCCCGGCAACATCCGTTGCAACCATTGCCTTTATTGTCCCGTTTCGGAAACTCTCAAGACGGGCTGTTCTCTTCTGTTGCGGAACATCTCCCGTAAGCAGGGTGCAACTTATACCGTCCCGCTGAAGACGATCATGGAGTCGCTTGGCATCCCGTTTCATATTGGTAAAGATGATGACCCGATCACAGTTTTCACTGTTGATAATATTATACAATACCAGATACTTTTCATCTCTGGTGAGTGTGTAAACAACCTGCGTTACAGTTTCCACCGCCATATTATCCGCCTCGGTTTCCACTGAAATGGGATTCACACACCACTGCGATGCCAGACGGGCAACCTCTTCGGTAATTGTTGCCGAAAACATCATGGTCTGACGTTTATCTTTGTTTGGTATCTTATGGATAATAGAGCGAACATCGGGGATAAAGCCCATATCAAGCATCCGATCCGCCTCATCGATAACCATAATACCAGCCTGATCCAGCTGTACTACCCGTTTACGGGAGAAATCAAGCAGTCGCCCGGGAGTGGCCACCAGAATATCCACCGGACGGTCCCTGATATTCTTCTGCTGCCGTTCATAATCGGTTCCACCATAGGCCTCTGCCACACGCATGGGCAGATACTTGGCTATGGCTCTTGCATCCTTGGCGATCTGGATTACCAGCTCTCTGGTTGGTGCAATGATCAATGCCCTAGGAGTTCCATTACGACGCTTTTGCTGCTGTTCCCCGAGGAGTCGAGCGAAAATTCCAATAAGGAATACTGCACTTTTTCCGGTGCCGGTGGAGGCCTTTCCGATAATATCTTTTCCAGCAATAACATCGGGCAATGATTTCTGCTGGATGGGGGTGCAGTATCTGAAGTTCAAATCCGCAATCCCGTGCATAAGCCCTGGAGAGAGACTGAAATCATGAAAACGGGTTTTTCCCTCTTCCGTTTCCACGGGAAATTGTGAAACAGTCCATTTTCTTGGCTTTCTTTTTCCCTGCTGATTTCTGTCCAGAGGCGTGGAGGCCGCAGCTTTACCTGCTGGCTGTCTCTGCGGCTTCGGTGCGGGTGCTGCCTTTGCAACAACCGGAATTTCAACTTTTTCAACCACACTAACGGGCTTTACAGAAGTCATTGTTGAAATGACTCCACATTGTCGAATCGTGCGGAGTCTTTTTCTTCTGTTCTGCCGTTGTTTAACTTGTCTTTTATTCATCTATTGTGCGACCTTGCGCAGTATATCAATCCCGTCGGGGGTAAAATCTTCATTTTCTGACAATTTGAAAATATCAGAAACACTCATAAAACAGCCGGAAGCAACTTCTTCTTCCTGTAGCTGGAAAGGACCATTGTGGACACAGGAAAAAATCCGTCCCCAGACCCGGTTATCATCTTCTTCAAAGTACTGATCAAAAAGAGGGGTAAAAGAGACCCCTGCAACTCCAAGTTCTTCCGCTAATTCCCTGTGTGCAGATTCTTCGTAGGATTCTCCCGCAAGTACAACCCCTCCGGCTGCAACATCCCAGCAGGAAGGATACAAATCCTTGGTGGCTGTTCGTTTTTGGAGAAAGAGCTCTTTCTGTTCGTTGAAAACAAGGATATAGGAAGCGCGATGGATGAGACCCTGCTCACGCATAATACGCCTTGGAACTACCTCTGTCTCCATGTTGTTACGGTCAACAATCTGGACGATTTCTTCCCCGGGGTTATACATCAGGCTTAATCCCTGACCGTTCACAGTGGGGAGTTGCAATAGCCGGGGGGCCCTTCAGCAGCATCTGGGCAATGGTCAGTTTCACCCGTGGATACAAATGAAGCTTTTCGCCCATGAGTTTCCGCTCCACCGCTACCAGCCTTTGCAGGAGCGGTGTTCGCTCCACGTGCGGGGCCTGAGAATCATGAACAAATTTCTTTTTCACGATTTTTTGGCAGCGAAAACAACCGGGAAAATGCAAGGTCTGCCCATCCGGGCGCCGCATTGAAGCCGGTACTCCGTGAGTCCTGCAGACCATAAGCCGATGTGTATAGAGGCTACAACGTCCCTCATCAATCAAGGGACACATCACCTGGGGACGCTCCCCCCTGGCTTCAGCCTTCTCACATTCAAGAATATACTGCTTCGAGCGCTCGACAAGTTCCTGCTGCCTCGCTTCATCAAGTTCACAAAAACCCTTCCAGAGATAGGCCCATTCGGCGTAGGTATGATGGAGAAAATAGGAATCACAGCAGTTATCCGGGCAGCCGTCACAGCTGAAATTCAGACTGCGCGCCACCACATCATAACTCGATGCCATCTCCTCATAGATTCTACGCATCTCTTCGCTGAGTTCGTCACTGAGTACCACTTCCTTCATTCTTCTTCCTCTTCAAAACATTGCACCTGATAAATTTCAATCTTCGGGTGATCATTCTTCCAGGCGCTATCAACAAGCCCTGCCTTACGGCAGAGATGACTTAGAAACAGCTCTGGTGCAGGCAGCTGATCCCATACCTGGGGTAAAAAAGTGGCACCCGCACGCCCGAGTTGCAAAATCACCCCATCTATACCCGGCCGCAGTTTACTGATAAGATCGGCACCATCGCTATATTCAAGCTTTTGCGGCTGACTGAGCACTGAGATGTCAATTTCCACATTATCAAACTCTGCGGCAGTGAGAGGTGAGAAACGACTGTCATGAAAGGCTGCGCTGATTGCATTACGTTTCACACCCTCCGCAACCGATCCACTGGGTAAAAGATTACCGATACACCCCCGTAAGTTCCCTCCGATCTTCAGGGTAACAAAAGTACCATATTCAACATCAAGTGCTGGATCATTCACAGCTTCCACGTCTGTCTCAACACCCAGCTTCACAGCAATAGTCTGCCTGGCAAGTCGCAGTAAACTCCGCCCCTGTTCCACAGTTAAAACTGATTTCATGTTTTTTTTCACCTTAGGACTCATCCCTGAAATGATTGGCCACAGCGTTTCATATGTGTTTTGTCCGGTCTTGGCATAATAGTTTCTGACTACCACAACTCCTCAGCCTACCCGCCTGAGGAGTTGTTCCGTTTTGATTATATGGGTATCTGCGGTCTGGACGGCCGCAGCAGAGCCCCCAGGGATGGGTTTATGGCGTCCCATATAATCGACACGGAACAGCTCCGGATTGCAAAGCTGAGTTTCGATGGTAATCAGGTAATAGTTTGCCCTAATATGTCCAAGCCTTATCAGGTGCAGATGCGCCGCTGTGGCCAATAATTACCACTTTATTCCCAGCATCAGGCAGTTAATTCCACTGCCAATCCCCAGCATGGCTGCCTTTTCACCGGGCCGAAAACAATCCTGTTCCATGGCCATGGCCATGGTAATAGGTGCAGACACAGATCCCACGTTACCCAAGGTCTGTAATGTCTCAAAATTCTTTTTCAAATCCAGCCCGAGAGTATCAAAAAGCAACCGCGCATGAGCCGTTCCCACCTGATGACAGAAAAACCTGTCAATATCATCCTCACTCCAGCCGGGGATGGATGCAAAATCCTCCCAGGTCGCATGAGCCGTCTCGACACCCCGGATCAGCAACTCCTCGGAGTTAGTGTTCATAAGGGTGGTGTCAGCGCCGCTCTGTGCCCCCTGACAGAGATCGGAATGCCTGGTGTTAGCTTTCCAGGCTCCACGCATCAGGCGCGGTTTATTCATCCCAGGGAGAAGACTGCACATATAGAGGGCCACAGAACCGGAACCAATGGTGAGGGAAGCAAAGGCTGGCTTTATTTTTTTCCTGGTCAGACCTTTATCGTCAAGCAGTGCCTGAATTGTTGATTCCACAAGTTCCTCGGCCGTTTCACCTGCCACCACCAGTCCAGTACGCACCTGGCCAAGCTCTATCATATTGGCAAGCATCACCATTCCGTCGAGAAATCCCAGGCAGGCATTGGACAGATCAAAGAGCAGACAATCTTCCGATAAACCCAGCTGACTATGAACAAAGGAAGCAGTGGCCGGTTCCATCATATCCCTTGAAACCGAGGTAAAAATAAGACATTCTATGGTGTCGGGATCGATATCACTCTTATCAAGTACTGCCTGTCCAGCAAGTGCTGCCCCCTGACTCGGTCTGGTTCCCGGCTCCCACAACCGTCTCTCTTTTATTCCGCTCATCAGTTCCAGTCTTCCGGCAGGAAGCTTCAGGCGTTCGTACAATGGAGCCAGGCGTTTCTCTATGGCATCGGAACCTATAATACGGGGTGGCAGCACGTAGGCAAATGTATGAAGACAGACTTTTGAATAGAACATATATTTTCTATATTACTGATATTGTGGGTAGCAGGGATGAATCAATTCGAGGAGAATGTAGCAGGTATAGCGAAGGAATACAACTTTTAGCGGCTTTTTTATAATGAGGCCTCAGCCAGAGAAATTTCCAGACGGCGGGCGATAAGTGATACCGCAAAGCAAAGCACAAAATACATAAAGGAGATGGTCAGCCACACCTCATTAGTCCGCTGAGTGGAGGTCATCACCTGCATTCCCTGGAAGGTGAGCTCCTGAATTGAAATAATGGAAACAATAGACGAATACTTAATGGTATTTATAAATTCATTGGCGAGCGGTGGCAGCACACGTCTGGTCGCCTGTGGCAGGACAATAAACCGCATCTGCTGCAGCCACCTGAGACCGAGTGCAGCCGAGGCCTCCCACTGTTCATTATCTATGGACTGTATCCCTGCCCGGACAATCTCTGCAATATAGGCTCCCTGAAACAAAGCCACGGTGAACACTCCTGAGACAAAGGCTGTAAAGAGTTCAGGTGAGGCAACGGTAACACTCAGCCATTGGGCAGTCAGACCTGTTCTGCTGCGGACAAATTCATCCACTCCAAGGGACAGCATCAGCTGATCGGATACAAAAAAATAGAAGATAAAGACCAGAACCAGAGGCGGAATATTGCGAATAAGCTCCACATAGCTGCGTCCTATCATACGATACAGGAGACGCTTCCGGGTTCGAAGTATTCCCATAAGGACACCAATAATGGTGGCAAAAAAGATTGCCCAGAGACTGAGACGAATGGTGGTCAAAAAACCATCGATTAAAATATTGCTGACCCAGCGCTCATTCTCACCATCCCAGCGAAAGAGGTAATTAGGAATCACCCCCCAGTCCCAGCGATAGTTCAGTCCAACACTCAGTCGATACGTGATATATCCAATGAATAACAGGATAACAGACGTCACCGCAATGTCGAGGACAGTACTGCTTTTTCGTATAAGATAAACACCAGTCATATTCTGTTGATCCTGACCTCACCCCTCTGTACCGTCCGATAATACTTTACCGCCGGTATACCAAAGGACATCATATAGCCAATGGTATGACCTTCTGGCACATTCAAGCGCTCTAGAACCTCGGGTACAATCCTGGTCAAAGCCCAGTTGCACAAGCCATTCCACACCGTCCCCAAACCACTTGCTGCCGCCAAAATTTCAAAATAGGTCAGAGCAATCAGACAGTCCTGCTCAGGCGATGGGCCATTGGCAGGAGTGGACACTATCAGGAGATGCGGGGCATTTCTAAAGAGGATGTCCTCCCCATTATCGGCTGCTGCTACGATTCCTGAAAAAAACTCGAGTTCCTTGGGCAGGCCTCCCCGTCCATCCACCCGGCGAATCCCCTCAATTGTATCATGACGCAGAGCTGCCATGGAGTCCTGATCTTCAACAACAGTGAACAGCAGCTGTCGATTATTCACCCCAGTGGGGCCATTGGCTACCACTTCAAGTAACTCGGCGATAACACTGCTGGCAACCGGCTCATCACGATATCTGCGAACAGAGCGTCTCCCCTTAATCAATGTCGCAACCTGTTGTTGGGAAGGGAACGCACTACCCAATTGAAGGGACTCATCAGGATTCAGACCAAAGATAGAAAGAGCCCCGGTGGGACAAACAGCAAAACAGTGCTGGCAGGCAATACATCTCTCCTCTTGCTCAGCAACTACCGTAGGATAACCATCGTCCAAAGATAATACATCATATGGGCAGTCTGTAACGCACTCTCCACATTGAACACAACGCTCTTCATCAATACGTAATAGAAGCATAACTCTCCTCACGAATACCTGTAAATACTGTTTTATAATACTATCGACATATCATCATTATTGTTGAACGTTCGAAAAAAAAAGACCACTTGCAATGAACTTATTACAGAAACTGACATTAGCCAACCCTGGAAAGTCATGTGACCAAAGGTACCTGCAAAAAAAACTATCGATATATCCTGGTAACCGCGGCAGAGGCTGCCCCCTTGATCAAGATTGTGGTGGTGCAGGCATATGAGCTGGATATGCAAACATAGTTCGACTGCCCCTTCCCTGTTCAGTCCAGCTTTTCTTTCTTGAACGTTTCGGGCAAAGTGAAAACCGTGACCAGGCTCACTCCTGAGGCAAGCGCCAGATACCACGCAACGGAGATATTATTGTGACTGGTATGAATCAGCCAGGTGGCAATCATGGGAGCTGTTCCACCAAAAATGGCAAAACAGAGATTAAATGCGATGCTGACAGCACTCATACGTACTTCTTTATCAAAAAGCTCCACCATAACCACTCCCACAACACCCATGAAAGTCCCGATAAGAAGAGCAAATAGTGTTTGGCCAAGGAGCAGATGGTAGGTAAGAGAACCTGACATCAAAGTATAGAGGGGAAAGGAAAAAAGAGTCAGGCCTCCCGTGGAAATTATGAGCATTGGTTTTCGACCAAAGCGGTTCGAAAGGGAACTGGAAATCAACATGGCAAGTATCGCAACAACCAGAGCCAGGGAATTGATCTCCAGAGCATAGCTATTGGTAGTGTTGGAAAACTTCTGCATCCATAAAGGGTTATAGATAAAAACGGTATAAAAGCCGACTGCAAACGTCATATTCAGAAAGAAGACTTTCAAAAAGGCACCAAGGTGATTTCGATAAATATCAACCATGGGTGCCACTGATCTGGACTCATCCTCTGGATGATAAGACTCAGGTAGATACTTCCGGATGAGAATGCCTACAAAGGCAATTCCTGTTCCCATGCAGAAGGGAATCCTCCAGGCCCATGCAACGACACTCTCATGGCTGAAGCAGGTGAATATCGCCACTCCCACCAAACTACCGAGCAAAACCCCCAGTACTGTACCAACAAAAGGGATGACCGCGGCAAAGGAACGGTTATTCGAATTTGACAGTTCAGTTAAATACACAACTGAGCCAGTATGTTCTCCGCCAACAGAAAGGCCCTGTAACATTCTCATAAGAATGAGCAGAATGGGGGCAAAGATCCCTATAACCGAAAAAGTTGGAGTAATGGCAATAATACATGACGGAAAAGCCATGAGAAAAATTGATGCTGTGAGAACTTTTTTTCTGCCAAAGGTATCGCCTATATGGCCAAAAACAATGGCTCCCAGAGGCCGCATAACAAAGCCAATGGCAAACGCTGCAAACGCTGCCATAAGAGAGACGAAATGATTTTCTGAAGGAAAAAATTTCTGAGCAATAATCAATGAGAAAAAACCGTATACAGTAAAATCAAACCATTCCAGGATCTCACCTGTTAAACCAGCAAAATAGATTTTTTTATTAATTGCTCCTTTTTCCATCCCTATCTCCTGTATCCATATTTCGCGTCCTGCCAATAAGAGACAGTCACGGTTTGTATATTGTGCCCTGTCTCTTTTTTCTTCAGCTATTCCATCTATCCGCCCTTTTTCCTGTTATCACATCGTTCTGAGGCGTCTTACAGCAAAG comes from Desulfocapsa sulfexigens DSM 10523 and encodes:
- the yfcD gene encoding NUDIX hydrolase YfcD, with product MYNPGEEIVQIVDRNNMETEVVPRRIMREQGLIHRASYILVFNEQKELFLQKRTATKDLYPSCWDVAAGGVVLAGESYEESAHRELAEELGVAGVSFTPLFDQYFEEDDNRVWGRIFSCVHNGPFQLQEEEVASGCFMSVSDIFKLSENEDFTPDGIDILRKVAQ
- a CDS encoding 3-oxoacyl-ACP synthase III, which encodes MFYSKVCLHTFAYVLPPRIIGSDAIEKRLAPLYERLKLPAGRLELMSGIKERRLWEPGTRPSQGAALAGQAVLDKSDIDPDTIECLIFTSVSRDMMEPATASFVHSQLGLSEDCLLFDLSNACLGFLDGMVMLANMIELGQVRTGLVVAGETAEELVESTIQALLDDKGLTRKKIKPAFASLTIGSGSVALYMCSLLPGMNKPRLMRGAWKANTRHSDLCQGAQSGADTTLMNTNSEELLIRGVETAHATWEDFASIPGWSEDDIDRFFCHQVGTAHARLLFDTLGLDLKKNFETLQTLGNVGSVSAPITMAMAMEQDCFRPGEKAAMLGIGSGINCLMLGIKW
- a CDS encoding nitroreductase family protein, whose protein sequence is MLLLRIDEERCVQCGECVTDCPYDVLSLDDGYPTVVAEQEERCIACQHCFAVCPTGALSIFGLNPDESLQLGSAFPSQQQVATLIKGRRSVRRYRDEPVASSVIAELLEVVANGPTGVNNRQLLFTVVEDQDSMAALRHDTIEGIRRVDGRGGLPKELEFFSGIVAAADNGEDILFRNAPHLLIVSTPANGPSPEQDCLIALTYFEILAAASGLGTVWNGLCNWALTRIVPEVLERLNVPEGHTIGYMMSFGIPAVKYYRTVQRGEVRINRI
- a CDS encoding MFS transporter, encoding MEKGAINKKIYFAGLTGEILEWFDFTVYGFFSLIIAQKFFPSENHFVSLMAAFAAFAIGFVMRPLGAIVFGHIGDTFGRKKVLTASIFLMAFPSCIIAITPTFSVIGIFAPILLILMRMLQGLSVGGEHTGSVVYLTELSNSNNRSFAAVIPFVGTVLGVLLGSLVGVAIFTCFSHESVVAWAWRIPFCMGTGIAFVGILIRKYLPESYHPEDESRSVAPMVDIYRNHLGAFLKVFFLNMTFAVGFYTVFIYNPLWMQKFSNTTNSYALEINSLALVVAILAMLISSSLSNRFGRKPMLIISTGGLTLFSFPLYTLMSGSLTYHLLLGQTLFALLIGTFMGVVGVVMVELFDKEVRMSAVSIAFNLCFAIFGGTAPMIATWLIHTSHNNISVAWYLALASGVSLVTVFTLPETFKKEKLD
- a CDS encoding DEAD/DEAH box helicase, which translates into the protein MTSVKPVSVVEKVEIPVVAKAAPAPKPQRQPAGKAAASTPLDRNQQGKRKPRKWTVSQFPVETEEGKTRFHDFSLSPGLMHGIADLNFRYCTPIQQKSLPDVIAGKDIIGKASTGTGKSAVFLIGIFARLLGEQQQKRRNGTPRALIIAPTRELVIQIAKDARAIAKYLPMRVAEAYGGTDYERQQKNIRDRPVDILVATPGRLLDFSRKRVVQLDQAGIMVIDEADRMLDMGFIPDVRSIIHKIPNKDKRQTMMFSATITEEVARLASQWCVNPISVETEADNMAVETVTQVVYTLTRDEKYLVLYNIINSENCDRVIIFTNMKRDAKRLHDRLQRDGISCTLLTGDVPQQKRTARLESFRNGTIKAMVATDVAGRGIHIDDISHVVNFTLPYEPEDYVHRIGRTGRAGADGISISFADEESSFYLMDIEEYIGESLPCITPNEALLKPIVRKK
- the amrA gene encoding AmmeMemoRadiSam system protein A, whose translation is MKSVLTVEQGRSLLRLARQTIAVKLGVETDVEAVNDPALDVEYGTFVTLKIGGNLRGCIGNLLPSGSVAEGVKRNAISAAFHDSRFSPLTAAEFDNVEIDISVLSQPQKLEYSDGADLISKLRPGIDGVILQLGRAGATFLPQVWDQLPAPELFLSHLCRKAGLVDSAWKNDHPKIEIYQVQCFEEEEE
- a CDS encoding amino acid ABC transporter permease is translated as MTGVYLIRKSSTVLDIAVTSVILLFIGYITYRLSVGLNYRWDWGVIPNYLFRWDGENERWVSNILIDGFLTTIRLSLWAIFFATIIGVLMGILRTRKRLLYRMIGRSYVELIRNIPPLVLVFIFYFFVSDQLMLSLGVDEFVRSRTGLTAQWLSVTVASPELFTAFVSGVFTVALFQGAYIAEIVRAGIQSIDNEQWEASAALGLRWLQQMRFIVLPQATRRVLPPLANEFINTIKYSSIVSIISIQELTFQGMQVMTSTQRTNEVWLTISFMYFVLCFAVSLIARRLEISLAEASL